Proteins from a genomic interval of Stenotrophomonas maltophilia:
- a CDS encoding response regulator transcription factor encodes MNIRIVIADDHPVILAGVREALGHEPGITVVAGAEDSTSLVDVLSKFPVEVAVTDFSMPGGRYGDGVALIGFLRRRFAEVPLVVLTGVGGGQVLASIRRAGVACIVAKADPIAELTTAIRAAHAGQGYLSAGIQRQLNGRDDTDESSLTKREAEVLRLIAEGLTQTEIAAQLQRSRQTISTQKHSAMKKLGLQRSAEIFEYAVRTGMVSASQAMRAHCPGGRNDD; translated from the coding sequence ATGAACATCCGTATCGTCATCGCCGACGACCACCCCGTCATCCTGGCCGGCGTGCGCGAAGCGCTCGGCCACGAACCAGGCATTACGGTGGTGGCTGGCGCCGAGGATTCTACGTCATTGGTTGATGTACTGAGCAAATTCCCGGTCGAGGTTGCCGTCACCGATTTCTCGATGCCCGGCGGCAGGTACGGCGATGGTGTGGCGTTGATCGGCTTCCTGCGCCGTCGATTCGCCGAAGTGCCGCTGGTGGTGCTGACCGGTGTCGGGGGGGGGCAGGTACTGGCCAGCATCCGCAGGGCCGGCGTTGCCTGCATCGTGGCCAAGGCAGATCCCATTGCCGAACTGACCACCGCCATCCGTGCCGCCCATGCCGGCCAAGGCTATCTGTCCGCCGGGATCCAGCGGCAGTTGAACGGCCGCGACGATACGGATGAGAGCAGCTTGACCAAGCGCGAAGCCGAGGTGCTGCGCCTGATCGCCGAAGGGCTCACCCAGACCGAGATCGCTGCGCAGCTGCAGCGCAGCCGGCAGACCATCAGCACGCAGAAGCACTCGGCCATGAAAAAGCTGGGTCTGCAGCGTTCGGCGGAGATCTTCGAATACGCGGTGCGAACCGGCATGGTCTCGGCCTCGCAGGCAATGCGGGCTCATTGTCCCGGCGGCAGGAACGATGACTGA
- a CDS encoding fimbrial biogenesis chaperone, with the protein MFRIHRNLALATAMAAIMLAAQPAEAGVVITGTRVIFPAQEREVTLRLTNTAQKPVLVQSWIDDGDARSTPAQATAVPFVLRPPVFRMNADSGQALRILHTGQPMPEDRESVYYLNVLEVPAAGAEADQAHLQLIIRSRLKVFYRPKGLSAAGAAKAASQLVWTASRAGSGWVLEARNPTAYHVSINSIITANERIAAGLAAPFATTRYTLSQAQLNAIGSAVTFETVSDHGAKIPVTVPLTQP; encoded by the coding sequence ATGTTCCGCATTCATAGGAATCTTGCGCTGGCCACTGCAATGGCCGCCATCATGCTGGCCGCGCAGCCTGCCGAGGCGGGCGTGGTGATCACCGGAACGCGGGTGATCTTTCCAGCACAGGAGCGTGAAGTCACGCTCCGCCTGACCAACACGGCTCAGAAGCCCGTGCTGGTCCAATCGTGGATTGACGACGGTGACGCCCGCTCAACACCCGCACAGGCTACGGCGGTTCCATTTGTGCTGCGCCCACCGGTGTTCCGCATGAACGCGGACAGCGGGCAGGCGCTGCGCATCCTGCACACGGGCCAGCCGATGCCGGAGGATCGCGAGAGCGTGTACTACTTGAACGTACTTGAGGTGCCTGCAGCGGGGGCTGAAGCTGATCAGGCGCATCTGCAGCTGATTATCCGCTCCAGGCTGAAGGTGTTCTATCGCCCCAAGGGTCTGTCCGCAGCGGGCGCGGCCAAGGCAGCTTCCCAGCTGGTCTGGACCGCATCACGTGCAGGTAGCGGTTGGGTGTTGGAGGCGCGTAATCCCACCGCCTATCACGTCAGCATCAATTCGATCATCACGGCCAACGAACGAATTGCAGCGGGGCTGGCGGCTCCGTTCGCAACGACCCGCTACACCCTCAGCCAGGCTCAGCTCAACGCAATCGGATCGGCTGTGACCTTTGAGACCGTGAGTGACCATGGCGCCAAGATTCCGGTAACAGTGCCGCTCACGCAGCCCTGA
- a CDS encoding response regulator transcription factor produces MTQLSIRVAVADDHPVIRLGVQSVLDEAPAIHCVGAVENSTQLVELLQREACDVLVTDYAMPGGAHGDGLEMLDHLRTLFPALRIVVMTGLDQPALLNRLDASGVLGIVSKGDDLQQVPAAVMAVYANRRYLSPSVSDILKRRERRRITDLSPREHEVVALFIAGLSVAEIALKLDRKKQTVSTQKINAMRKLGIERDAELLTFAAELGLKDVQR; encoded by the coding sequence ATGACCCAGTTGTCCATCCGCGTTGCCGTTGCCGATGATCACCCGGTGATACGCCTGGGCGTGCAGAGCGTGCTGGACGAGGCCCCAGCCATTCATTGCGTGGGTGCGGTGGAAAATTCCACGCAGCTGGTGGAGCTGCTGCAGCGCGAGGCCTGCGATGTACTGGTGACCGATTACGCGATGCCGGGCGGTGCCCACGGCGATGGCCTGGAAATGCTGGATCACCTGCGCACGCTGTTTCCCGCGCTGCGGATCGTGGTGATGACCGGGCTGGACCAGCCCGCGCTGCTCAACAGGCTTGACGCCAGCGGCGTGCTGGGCATTGTCAGCAAGGGCGATGACCTTCAGCAGGTACCGGCGGCGGTGATGGCGGTCTATGCCAACCGCCGTTATCTCTCGCCCAGCGTGAGCGACATTCTCAAGCGACGGGAGCGCCGCCGCATCACCGATCTCTCGCCGCGCGAACATGAGGTCGTCGCCCTGTTCATCGCAGGCCTGAGCGTGGCCGAGATCGCACTGAAGCTGGACCGCAAGAAGCAGACCGTCAGCACGCAGAAGATCAATGCGATGCGCAAGCTGGGCATCGAGCGCGATGCCGAGCTGCTGACGTTCGCTGCAGAGCTTGGCCTGAAGGACGTTCAGCGCTGA
- a CDS encoding TraX family protein — MQATTTRMFTFDPGLSSGARELLKWIALLAMTGDHVAKVVFGGYVPVVSELGRIAFPLFALVMACNLAQPGADLRKSMRRLALWGLIAQPLHALAFGSWLPLNILLTFALAAVAVHALANNRPVQLLLAAGVLPMFVDYQWAGVGSVLLAWIAFRRCAWWPLLIALAAVCWVNQNGWSLLSIPVVLLTARVQWQLPRWRWAFYGYYVGHLAVLAGYAWLQA, encoded by the coding sequence ATGCAAGCGACCACGACACGGATGTTCACCTTCGATCCCGGCCTCAGCAGCGGCGCGCGCGAGCTGCTGAAGTGGATCGCGTTACTGGCCATGACCGGCGATCACGTGGCCAAGGTGGTGTTCGGTGGCTACGTGCCGGTGGTCAGTGAGCTGGGGCGCATCGCCTTCCCGCTGTTCGCGCTGGTGATGGCCTGCAACCTGGCCCAGCCGGGGGCCGACCTGCGCAAGTCGATGCGTCGGCTGGCCCTATGGGGGCTGATCGCGCAGCCATTGCACGCACTCGCGTTCGGTTCCTGGCTGCCGCTCAACATCCTGCTGACCTTTGCCCTGGCGGCAGTCGCCGTGCATGCGCTGGCAAACAATCGACCGGTGCAGCTGTTGCTGGCTGCAGGCGTGTTGCCGATGTTCGTGGACTACCAGTGGGCCGGGGTTGGCAGCGTGCTGCTGGCCTGGATCGCGTTCCGGCGTTGCGCGTGGTGGCCGCTGCTGATTGCCTTGGCGGCGGTGTGCTGGGTCAATCAGAACGGCTGGTCGCTGCTGTCCATTCCTGTAGTGCTGCTGACTGCGCGCGTGCAGTGGCAGTTGCCACGTTGGCGCTGGGCCTTTTATGGCTACTACGTGGGCCATCTGGCGGTGCTGGCCGGATATGCGTGGTTGCAGGCCTGA
- a CDS encoding hybrid sensor histidine kinase/response regulator — translation MAGSDAVHGPGRHAAATRLDDLRQLRRRLLFGGGALITVLVLLTAIVSSIADVEEFHARERHSFNEARAAVEYYLLQRDRAYATSINGNDVLWRDQRAGLIASGATLAARFHAQGEEVLVRAEGRTAVPWLVLGLKNNPLPAQELDAYLGMVDIYSAYTADSITSQNASGPLLVYAYEPQGRLLAVSNIRDEAQLLQTLGVATRQQAFARLLQEEAQIRQVPARPGPIREAAREGRLLSRYGTNPFTGQPSLVGMVTLAEGSTPYFRRVVFESIGNIKSQLEAREQGRYLVTTADRQVVLSTGGLSSREQELLMTLPSAGAGQVAAQPVRRYSQGRFVVASRLPGVDWALGHVYDWSDIWRSQGPYLLARSLSALLIIGLLWWLLLRIDRRVFTPALADATRVYESEALSRVIIGTAPIGLALLARSSGEPLLQNHTARELVESVHHAGEDITLPPLYARLAELGRSAGIGEVLELQWSPAESGTATQLQISMAQATYYEQPVWVCALRDVTAQVELEDNLRRAREDSEVARQSAEAANRAKSAFVATMSHEIRTPLNGVLGHLELLARSPLQAGQRERLDRIRFSADALMRIISDVLDFSKIEAGQLDVEPAPFALRPLIEGVALLFAPDALRKSVRLYFTVEAPAAQACIGDAHRIRQILTNLVGNAVKFTESGRILLRAEVQTAPGQGSLLRVQVIDSGIGMSPAQIAQLFQPFQQADASVSRRYGGSGLGLALCQQIAQAMGGQVSVDSTEGVGSSFTLLLPVQMQPLLPAPAQPLRGSHITVLSSTPEWRAEMQRLVTAWGGTATVLDRPQDDAGGDALLIVGDHRAWSAEEERRLVQAHARSVYSYAQGPLTAERRGDRLEVSCYASDALLEALAAEAGEQAAPSLPETVPAGTRGRVLLVEDNAVNRELIQQQLEEPGFSVDAAENGQAALALWQDDLYRAVLTDINMPVMDGYALARELRRRGHSLPILAITATALASERERCLAAGIDDLLLKPLDLVRLEAGLARLQGPPRPAVPATAPQTVSVAIRRLFVDTGEKDLQAITEARAQGNATHLLERVHAFKGALLMLGEKALGEQCGAVELALRENAAVSDAALDALQSALRERLDEYRRGLEPSA, via the coding sequence ATGGCAGGCTCAGACGCAGTGCATGGCCCTGGCAGGCACGCTGCCGCCACGCGGCTGGACGACCTGCGCCAGCTGCGCCGCCGGCTGCTGTTCGGCGGCGGCGCGCTGATCACCGTACTGGTGCTGCTGACCGCCATCGTCAGCTCCATTGCCGATGTTGAAGAGTTCCATGCGCGCGAGCGGCATTCATTCAACGAGGCACGCGCCGCCGTCGAGTACTACCTGCTGCAACGTGATCGCGCCTATGCCACGTCCATCAATGGCAACGATGTGCTGTGGCGCGACCAGCGCGCCGGGTTGATCGCCAGCGGGGCCACCCTGGCCGCGCGGTTCCACGCGCAGGGCGAGGAAGTGCTGGTGCGTGCCGAAGGACGCACCGCCGTGCCGTGGCTGGTGCTGGGGCTGAAGAACAATCCATTGCCTGCGCAGGAGCTGGACGCGTACCTGGGCATGGTGGACATCTACTCGGCCTACACCGCCGATTCGATCACCTCGCAGAATGCGTCCGGGCCGCTGCTGGTCTATGCCTACGAGCCTCAAGGGCGGCTGCTGGCGGTTTCCAACATCCGCGACGAAGCCCAGTTGCTGCAGACGCTGGGCGTGGCCACCCGCCAGCAGGCGTTTGCGCGGCTGCTGCAGGAAGAGGCGCAGATCCGCCAGGTGCCAGCGCGGCCCGGCCCGATCCGGGAAGCGGCACGCGAAGGACGCCTGCTGTCGCGCTATGGCACCAATCCGTTCACCGGGCAGCCGTCGCTGGTGGGCATGGTCACCTTGGCCGAGGGCAGCACGCCGTACTTCCGCCGCGTGGTGTTTGAATCGATCGGCAACATCAAGTCCCAGCTCGAGGCCCGCGAGCAGGGGCGCTATCTGGTCACCACCGCCGACCGCCAGGTGGTGCTCAGTACCGGGGGTCTGTCCAGCAGGGAACAGGAGCTGCTGATGACGCTCCCGTCGGCTGGGGCAGGGCAGGTGGCCGCGCAGCCGGTGCGTCGTTACAGCCAGGGACGGTTCGTCGTGGCAAGCCGGCTTCCGGGCGTAGACTGGGCGCTCGGCCACGTCTATGACTGGTCCGATATCTGGCGCAGCCAGGGGCCCTACCTGCTGGCCCGCTCGCTCAGTGCACTGCTGATCATCGGCCTGCTGTGGTGGCTGCTGCTGCGCATCGACCGGCGGGTGTTTACCCCGGCACTGGCCGACGCGACGCGGGTGTACGAAAGCGAAGCGCTGAGCCGGGTCATCATCGGCACCGCGCCGATCGGGCTGGCCCTGCTGGCCCGCAGCAGCGGCGAACCGCTCCTGCAGAACCACACGGCACGCGAGCTGGTCGAGTCCGTGCACCACGCCGGCGAAGACATCACGCTGCCGCCGCTGTATGCACGCCTTGCAGAGCTCGGGCGCAGCGCCGGCATCGGCGAAGTGCTGGAACTGCAGTGGTCACCGGCAGAGTCGGGCACCGCCACCCAGCTGCAGATCAGCATGGCGCAGGCCACCTACTACGAACAGCCGGTCTGGGTCTGCGCACTGCGTGATGTCACCGCCCAGGTCGAGCTGGAAGACAATCTGCGCCGCGCACGCGAGGACTCGGAGGTTGCGCGCCAGTCCGCCGAAGCCGCCAACCGTGCCAAGTCCGCGTTCGTGGCCACCATGAGCCACGAAATCCGCACGCCCCTGAACGGGGTGCTTGGCCACCTGGAACTGCTGGCGCGTTCTCCACTGCAGGCGGGCCAGCGCGAACGGCTGGACCGCATCCGCTTCTCCGCAGACGCGCTGATGCGGATCATCAGCGACGTACTGGATTTCTCCAAGATCGAAGCAGGCCAGCTGGATGTAGAGCCCGCGCCGTTCGCGCTGCGGCCGCTGATCGAGGGCGTGGCGCTGCTGTTCGCGCCCGACGCGCTGCGCAAGAGCGTGCGCCTGTACTTCACCGTGGAAGCGCCCGCTGCGCAGGCCTGCATCGGCGACGCGCACCGCATCCGCCAGATCCTGACCAACCTGGTCGGCAACGCGGTGAAGTTCACCGAGTCAGGCCGCATCCTGCTGCGTGCAGAAGTGCAAACCGCGCCAGGCCAGGGCTCGCTGCTGCGGGTACAGGTCATCGACTCCGGCATTGGCATGAGCCCGGCGCAGATCGCACAGTTGTTCCAGCCGTTCCAGCAGGCCGACGCCAGCGTGTCCCGCCGCTATGGCGGCAGCGGCCTGGGGCTGGCACTGTGCCAGCAGATTGCGCAGGCCATGGGTGGCCAGGTATCCGTGGACAGCACCGAGGGCGTCGGCAGCAGTTTCACCCTGCTGCTGCCAGTGCAGATGCAGCCGCTGCTGCCCGCGCCCGCGCAGCCATTGCGGGGCTCGCACATCACGGTGCTGTCGAGCACGCCGGAATGGCGCGCCGAGATGCAGCGCCTGGTGACGGCGTGGGGAGGCACTGCCACGGTGCTGGATCGCCCGCAGGATGATGCCGGCGGTGACGCGCTGCTGATTGTTGGCGATCATCGGGCCTGGAGCGCGGAGGAGGAGCGCCGCCTGGTGCAGGCGCACGCGCGTTCCGTGTATTCGTACGCGCAGGGACCATTGACCGCCGAGCGCCGCGGCGATCGCCTGGAGGTCAGCTGCTACGCCAGCGACGCGTTGCTGGAGGCGCTGGCGGCGGAGGCGGGCGAACAGGCCGCACCGTCGCTGCCGGAAACCGTACCGGCCGGCACGCGCGGGCGCGTCCTGCTGGTTGAAGACAATGCGGTGAACCGCGAGCTGATCCAGCAGCAGCTGGAAGAGCCTGGCTTCAGCGTGGACGCCGCCGAAAACGGGCAGGCGGCCCTGGCGCTGTGGCAGGACGACCTCTACCGCGCGGTACTGACCGACATCAACATGCCGGTGATGGATGGCTATGCGCTGGCACGTGAGCTCCGGCGGCGCGGACATTCACTGCCGATCCTGGCCATCACTGCGACCGCGCTGGCCAGTGAACGTGAGCGTTGCCTGGCGGCAGGCATCGACGATCTGTTGCTCAAGCCCCTCGATCTTGTGCGCCTGGAAGCGGGCTTGGCGCGATTGCAGGGGCCGCCAAGGCCAGCTGTACCCGCAACCGCACCGCAGACCGTTTCGGTGGCCATCCGCCGGCTGTTCGTGGATACCGGCGAAAAGGACCTGCAGGCCATCACCGAGGCGCGTGCGCAAGGCAATGCCACGCACCTGCTGGAACGTGTGCATGCGTTCAAGGGCGCGCTGCTGATGCTGGGCGAGAAGGCGCTGGGCGAGCAGTGCGGCGCCGTCGAGCTGGCGCTGCGCGAGAACGCTGCGGTCAGCGACGCAGCACTGGATGCCTTGCAGTCGGCGCTGCGCGAGCGCCTGGACGAATACCGTCGCGGCCTGGAGCCATCAGCGTGA
- a CDS encoding sensor histidine kinase, with protein MTSAAPSIAETLRRLRTRTKMGAAAAGELLALKRYPRRLMLSFAAVLGLLSVSVLVTLIVVQVNAYEARRIAEFRRAHNALQIQLGRQDASYARLANMAEYAWGRGIQLGRYSPQALRKAYLAGDQRLVVVADEGSKPQMALGLSTADWATSQLERYLELSAAVSLIQRLITTPNDGEPAAVSYFFDPSGQYLSLDKGLTERSLRESLAVNSRAEVFEHLRSPAHLLAPASSVDQVPLLESVASSNLPRRTFGLHPISGEASLVSVFQASEAGRPFATFVAYEPISGLQSLLARNSQGYLSLFDRDGLRLLSANQPMAARGGPAMDRDWVLLGDATRARYHNGRFTLALAVDGTPWTLVETYCWQDILRGITPMLLGSAAMLLVGLVLLWGLLLWLHRRMYVPALRQVKAIYARDRRLGLLLEHVPVGIALMDAATGDIQHWNGPLREMDRVTGTRLIRQLREVAMSVDLGSGPVTVSDDLPRVLDRGQRLHHRTHLHCSSECWPGSVLLIVEDISEHVHAVQHEQMRWAEAEAGSHAKSNFVAAMSHELRTPLHGIIGHLELLGRAPLLAEAGERVLRLRQSADSLMDVITDVLDLSRIESGQWTLNPERFSPVVMLERVAMLYAPVAQAKGLQLDCVVDPGVPAAVVAPMGTIERVLRNLASNALKFTASGRVQLRVSCLRGENGSYLRLEVTDSGIGLSAEECARLFQPFVQADASILQRFGGSGLGLALCQQLCERMGGRIWVESTQGVGSRFIAEAPLQGIPSIRPAVPLKCSLIGLLASAGPWRDELGRRLQDWGAQVQFLGPSEHGTPALVDLAAIVVFEPLQDPLPRIAAHGIPCVQVSRDGPVRVRWDGQVAVVSCYSSNALYQALQQALPVPGPDLTAHVAIG; from the coding sequence ATGACTTCCGCCGCCCCTTCCATTGCAGAGACCCTGCGCCGCCTGCGTACCCGTACGAAGATGGGCGCGGCCGCTGCGGGCGAGCTGTTGGCGCTGAAGCGCTACCCGCGGCGCTTGATGCTGTCCTTTGCCGCAGTGCTCGGCCTGCTGTCGGTCAGCGTGCTGGTCACGCTCATCGTGGTGCAGGTCAATGCCTATGAGGCGCGCCGCATTGCTGAATTCCGCCGTGCGCACAACGCACTGCAGATCCAGCTGGGCCGGCAGGACGCCAGCTACGCGCGGCTGGCCAACATGGCCGAGTACGCATGGGGCCGTGGCATCCAGCTTGGCCGGTACAGCCCCCAAGCCCTGCGCAAGGCGTATCTGGCGGGTGACCAACGCCTGGTGGTGGTGGCCGATGAGGGCAGCAAGCCGCAGATGGCGCTGGGCCTGTCCACTGCAGACTGGGCAACGTCGCAGCTGGAGCGTTACCTCGAGCTGAGCGCGGCAGTCTCGCTCATCCAGCGGCTCATCACCACGCCGAATGATGGCGAGCCGGCTGCTGTTTCCTATTTTTTCGACCCGAGCGGCCAATACCTGTCGCTGGACAAGGGCCTGACCGAGCGCAGCCTGAGGGAATCCCTGGCGGTGAATTCACGCGCCGAGGTGTTCGAGCATCTGCGCTCCCCCGCGCACCTGCTGGCGCCCGCATCCAGCGTCGACCAGGTGCCACTGCTGGAGAGCGTCGCCAGCAGCAACCTGCCGCGGCGCACGTTCGGGCTCCACCCCATCAGCGGCGAAGCGTCGCTGGTATCGGTGTTCCAGGCCAGCGAAGCCGGGCGCCCGTTCGCCACCTTTGTTGCCTACGAACCCATATCCGGCCTGCAGTCCCTGCTTGCCCGCAACAGCCAGGGCTATCTTTCGCTGTTTGATCGTGACGGCCTGCGCCTGTTGAGCGCCAATCAGCCGATGGCCGCACGCGGTGGCCCCGCCATGGATCGTGACTGGGTGCTGCTGGGCGATGCCACCCGTGCGCGCTATCACAACGGTCGCTTCACGCTTGCGTTGGCGGTGGACGGAACGCCGTGGACGCTGGTGGAGACATATTGCTGGCAGGACATCCTGCGTGGCATCACGCCGATGCTGCTCGGCAGCGCCGCGATGCTGCTTGTTGGGCTGGTGCTGCTGTGGGGGCTGCTGCTATGGCTGCATCGCCGCATGTACGTGCCGGCATTGCGCCAGGTCAAGGCGATCTATGCCCGCGATCGACGCCTGGGCCTGTTGCTGGAACACGTCCCGGTGGGCATAGCGCTGATGGACGCGGCCACGGGCGACATACAGCACTGGAACGGCCCGCTGCGGGAGATGGACCGGGTAACGGGGACGCGACTGATCCGGCAGCTGCGTGAAGTGGCCATGAGCGTCGATCTGGGCAGCGGGCCGGTCACCGTCAGTGATGATCTGCCGCGGGTGCTTGATCGCGGCCAGCGCCTCCACCACCGCACGCACCTGCATTGCAGCAGTGAATGCTGGCCAGGCAGTGTGCTGTTGATCGTGGAGGACATCAGCGAACACGTGCATGCGGTACAGCACGAGCAGATGCGCTGGGCAGAGGCCGAGGCCGGCAGCCATGCCAAGTCGAATTTCGTGGCGGCCATGAGTCACGAGCTGCGCACGCCGCTGCACGGCATCATCGGCCATCTGGAGCTGCTGGGCCGGGCACCATTGCTGGCGGAGGCCGGCGAGCGCGTGCTGCGCCTGCGCCAGTCGGCCGACTCGCTCATGGATGTGATCACCGATGTGCTGGACCTGTCGCGCATCGAATCGGGGCAGTGGACGCTGAACCCCGAGCGTTTTTCGCCAGTGGTGATGCTCGAGCGGGTGGCCATGCTGTATGCCCCGGTGGCGCAGGCAAAGGGGTTGCAGCTGGATTGCGTGGTGGACCCGGGCGTTCCGGCCGCCGTGGTCGCGCCGATGGGCACGATCGAGCGTGTACTGCGCAACCTGGCCAGCAATGCGCTGAAGTTCACCGCCTCGGGGCGGGTGCAACTGCGCGTGTCGTGCCTGCGTGGCGAGAACGGCAGCTACCTGCGCCTGGAAGTGACCGACTCGGGTATCGGGCTCAGCGCCGAGGAGTGCGCGCGCCTGTTCCAGCCGTTCGTGCAGGCCGATGCCAGCATCCTGCAGCGCTTCGGTGGCTCCGGGCTGGGCCTGGCCCTGTGCCAGCAGCTGTGCGAGCGCATGGGCGGGCGCATCTGGGTGGAAAGCACGCAGGGGGTCGGCAGCCGCTTCATCGCCGAGGCGCCACTGCAGGGCATCCCCAGCATCCGACCCGCTGTGCCGCTGAAGTGCAGCTTGATCGGCCTGCTGGCCTCGGCTGGCCCGTGGCGCGATGAGTTGGGCCGCCGCCTGCAGGACTGGGGCGCCCAGGTGCAGTTCCTGGGCCCGTCGGAGCATGGCACGCCGGCCCTGGTCGACCTCGCCGCCATCGTGGTGTTCGAGCCCTTGCAGGACCCGCTGCCGCGAATCGCAGCGCATGGCATCCCCTGCGTGCAGGTCAGCCGCGATGGACCGGTGCGTGTGCGCTGGGACGGGCAGGTTGCCGTGGTCTCCTGTTACAGCAGCAACGCGCTGTACCAGGCGCTGCAGCAGGCCCTGCCGGTGCCAGGGCCCGACCTGACAGCCCACGTAGCAATCGGATAG
- the pip gene encoding prolyl aminopeptidase → MRTLYPAIEPYREFTLKVSDLHTLHIEECGTPEGIPVVYLHGGPGAGISPTHRRFFDPARYRIVLIDQRGSGRSTPFGELRDNTTQDLVADIEKVREHLGIERWLVYGGSWGSTLSLAYAQAHPQRATGLIVRGVFLGREIENRWFAEANGGARWIFPERWDRYEAYIPEAERGDMIAAYWTRMDGPDEATRIEAAQAWLGWEDNAATLQHDVDAESTDDPLATLAKARIEAHYFRNGIFLEPDQLLRDVDRIRHLPGVIVQGRYDIICPPRSAWDLAKAWPEARLEMVTSGHSANEPATVDALVRATDAFADRV, encoded by the coding sequence ATGCGCACCCTGTACCCCGCCATCGAGCCCTATCGCGAGTTCACCCTGAAGGTGAGCGATCTGCACACGCTTCACATCGAAGAGTGCGGCACGCCGGAGGGCATTCCAGTGGTGTACCTGCACGGTGGCCCGGGCGCCGGCATCTCGCCGACCCATCGCCGCTTCTTCGACCCGGCGCGCTACCGCATCGTGCTGATCGACCAGCGCGGCAGCGGCCGCTCCACGCCGTTCGGCGAACTGCGCGACAACACCACGCAGGATCTGGTGGCCGACATCGAGAAGGTGCGCGAGCATCTGGGTATCGAGCGCTGGCTGGTCTATGGCGGCTCCTGGGGCTCGACGCTGTCGCTGGCCTACGCACAGGCGCATCCGCAGCGTGCTACCGGCCTGATCGTGCGCGGCGTGTTCCTCGGCCGCGAGATCGAGAACCGCTGGTTCGCCGAGGCCAACGGCGGTGCACGCTGGATTTTCCCGGAGCGCTGGGACCGCTACGAGGCCTACATCCCGGAAGCTGAGCGTGGCGACATGATCGCGGCCTATTGGACGCGCATGGATGGTCCGGATGAGGCGACCCGCATCGAAGCCGCACAGGCCTGGCTGGGCTGGGAAGACAACGCCGCCACCCTGCAGCACGACGTGGATGCCGAATCCACCGATGATCCGCTGGCTACGCTGGCGAAGGCCCGCATCGAGGCGCACTACTTCCGCAACGGCATCTTCCTGGAGCCGGACCAACTGTTGCGTGATGTCGATCGTATCCGTCATCTCCCGGGCGTGATCGTACAGGGCCGCTACGACATCATCTGCCCGCCGCGCAGCGCCTGGGATCTGGCCAAGGCCTGGCCGGAAGCCCGGCTGGAGATGGTGACCTCCGGGCACAGCGCCAACGAGCCGGCCACGGTGGATGCGCTGGTGCGCGCGACAGATGCCTTTGCCGACCGCGTCTGA
- a CDS encoding fimbrial protein produces MNKIAIALSAALSLGAIASANAADATINFTGEIKALTCTITVGAGGSSGTSVTMPTVSPNVINGGVGAREQAFTLNVGTAGSTECGAGDYIFSFQGRNVEDGRLKNTAASGADNVQLAILNGSTVMDLQTETISKTIPAGGGSTTIPLVARYEKSAAGNAGEGDFATALEISVNY; encoded by the coding sequence ATGAACAAGATTGCAATCGCACTGTCCGCCGCGCTCTCGCTGGGCGCCATCGCTTCGGCCAACGCGGCCGACGCCACCATCAACTTCACCGGCGAGATCAAGGCGCTGACCTGCACCATCACCGTTGGCGCTGGGGGCAGCAGCGGCACCTCCGTCACCATGCCGACCGTGTCGCCCAATGTCATCAACGGCGGCGTGGGTGCCCGCGAGCAGGCCTTCACCCTGAACGTGGGTACTGCAGGCTCCACGGAGTGTGGTGCGGGTGACTACATCTTCAGCTTCCAGGGCAGGAACGTGGAAGACGGTCGTCTGAAGAACACTGCAGCCAGCGGTGCAGACAATGTCCAGCTCGCAATCCTGAACGGAAGCACCGTGATGGACCTGCAGACCGAAACCATCAGCAAGACCATTCCCGCCGGTGGCGGTTCCACCACCATTCCCCTGGTTGCCCGCTATGAGAAGAGTGCCGCAGGCAACGCGGGCGAGGGTGATTTCGCCACCGCGCTGGAGATCTCCGTCAACTACTGA